ACAGGAAAGATGCACCACACACATAAACCCctaaagggagagaaaataagggGGAAATCAGATCTGTGGCACTGAAGAGTCTTCCCTAAACAccagtgttggggaagatgaaacaggaaagccttggaaatatgattgcctgacaaaagattttgggaatatgaaaactacaggcaacatcgaaatgaaagccacttttgaaataccaggtcttagttactgaacaactagaaaacaatggtatggccactgaagtaatcccctcttgattgaacaataccctctgctagcaggcaggtccaaggctcagagcagaccctactagctcagcagaaagggtccaaagagtagtttttagaagttaagatgtaacactctatggtaatataagaactcttataggctgtatgtaaatgctataggatttgtatcttgtattagattggttagtgacaattagaatattcagtacagaagatgatttattgtattgtaaccaggacttcagacactcttgctcttactcttactacttcttcttcactctcctTGCTCTTacacactctctctctctctctctcacccgttcactctcttgctctcttgggcctgctcagagctgagtctaccagctctgagcagtgccccaatacccacgccctttACAATAAACCGGCTGTGTCCcgagacctgcctatagagatctctcgtctccatccGTTACCGTCTACGTCCGGCCGTCCCGACTGGACCCCAGAACCCCCGAAACCTACACACCAGCACTGTATAAATGGCCAATCCCACTTTCAGGATCAAAGAGCAGCAAGCTCTCcacaccctgccatggcaggggggttggaaatAAACcgtctttaaggtcccttcccacccaaaccattccaaaattctttttttttccccacaatgAAGCCATAGCCATACTGTGGCCTAGCTGGAAATGAGAGTCACCTGaaatccctgcagagctgtgaaatgctCAGCACAGCCGTGACTTTGAAACTGTCACCATCCAGTTAAGCAGCCTGGGATCCCTGCAGCCAAAGCTTCACTTCACTCAAACCAGCAGTGGCACTCCCCAACAGGTGAGAAATACGAAATAAGCGATGTACTTTTAAAGCCGATCTTTTGGATGTACAGGTGCGCCTTTGGCTCTCTGCCGAAGCAGCCGGCCGTACCGccctttttgctgttgtctccTAATTGTCCCTTTTCTTAAACTTCCCTTCAAATTTTACAAATAGCGAACCTCGTGTTTCACAATTTGGTGGCCCGTACGGGGATAAAGCCTCAGCTCTGGGATCTCCCGGGGAACCCAGAGCAGGGGGGTGCCCCCGCCCGCTTTTGGCGGCCTCGCTTTGTGCTTCCCGGCGGGGTCAGGGGGCTTTGCAGTCAAACACCCGGAGGGCAAGAGAGGAGACAAAgcaacaagaaaggaaagaaaaggctccCTGAGGTACCGCGGTAATTAAACACGTAAAATAAACACGTAAAATCTTGTGCACCAAGACTCCgagaaaggtattttttctttcctctttttggggggaagaagggggaTGAAAGTGTGTGCATGAGATGCGGGCTGGTTAGCCCAGAGCTGCGAAGCGAGTGTGGAGCCTCTGAGGCTGCGGCTCTGCTCTGCCGCGAGGGAAGCAGTCAGTAAAGAGGCGAagccaaagagaaaaggagtgaGAGAAGCCCCGGGTTAACTGGGACGGGCTTTCAGGGAAGGGATTGGACTCCTTTAAGGAGAGGAGTCAAGAATTTCCTACTATGGGATCCGAGAAATTTAGGGTTTAAGACTGCCGGATTGAGGGTTCAAAAATTCGAGACATCCGGGCTTAATTCTGCTAAATGGAGGGTTAGTTCCGAGACATTTGGGTTTTGAGGCTGCTGGATTGAGGGTTAAAACTTCAAGAAATCCAGGCTTAATTCTGCCAAATTGAGGATTACTCCAAGAAACCTGGAATTATGGGCCCAGGGGTGAATATTGGCCAGCAATTTGAAATTAAGTCTTGTGTGGTTGTGACTGATAGCGCTTGAGAAAGAGAAGTTGGAACAATAAAAAGGAGTGAGTGAGAATGAATGAGAATGTAGGTGATAGAAATGCTAAACCTTGAAATAgaactttattttctggaagGAGGCATATTTTATTAAGAGGAGGGAACTTTTGTATTCtaggagaagaaaggggaaagaggcGGTGAGGTTTGAAtagttgtttgttttgctggtttttattaaaaaggtgGGAAACAAAGGCCTGGGGAAGATAGATAAGATTCTGAGAAAATGGGACATAAAACTAGTAAGCAAGAGTCAGGGAATAAAAAAGGGAATAGAGGCGTGCCAATGGAAATACCCTAGGAAAGCCCTTGGGGAGTGATGCTGGCTAACTGGAATACAAACCCAAGTACAAAGGAAACGAGCAAAGTCAAAATGATCCAGTTTTGGATGTTTGGTTGGGCCGAGAAGGAAATAAGATCCGACCGTGTCTTCTGGCCCAGACATGGCTCTTGAAGTCTGGATCTGTCAGGCTTTACAAGTATTGGTAAATTCAAAAGAACTCGttaacacagaagaaagcaagtaCGCTTCATGCTGGGTGGGAAAGAGAGTCTAAGGGaataagaattttaaagttGTCAGAGACCCAAGGAaagaagcaaagggaaagcaagaaagagaagggCTGGGAGCCCCTGGAAGCATCGCCCCCTCCATTCCCGCCTGCCTCGCCCCAAGCCCAGGCTCCTGTGGCGCCGCTCGCAGCTGCAGCGCCGCTCCCGGAGCCCGAGGTCCCGCCTGTGCCGGCTCTCAGGCACCGCCCGCGGCCCCACCGCTTGTCCcagcggcagcggcggctccGCCGGTAGCCCCGCTGTTCCCGCCGCCCCCGCCAGCCCCTGCGGCTCCAGCGGTAGCGCAGCCCGCCGCTttcggtgtccctgtgcccgtccccagcccggctctccgctccacaccagcccagcccgccgctttcggtgtccctgtgcccggccccagcccggctctccgctccacaccagcccagcccgccgctttcggtgtccctgtgcccggccccagcccggctctccgctccacaccagcccagccccccgctttcggtgtccctgtgcccgtccccagcccggctctccgctccacaccagcccagccccccgctttcggtgtccctgtgcccggccccagcccggctctccgctccacaccagcccagccccccgctttcggtgtccctgtgcccggcCCCAGCCCGGTTCTCCgctccacaccagcccagcccgccgCTTTTggggcccgccccggcccccgccccgctcccgctgTCCGCGGCCgttccagcagcccctgcccccgCTGCGTTCTCTGCCGCGGCTCCATTGAACCCGGCTTCGGCCCCGCGGGCCGCGCTGGGCCCGCCGGCAGCTCGGCCTCCTGGCGCCGTGGCTGCTGCGGACCCGCGCAGAGGCTCCACGCCAGCCTCTGGTACCGGCCCCAAGAGCTGGTGCCCTTGGCGGTGCCGGCAGCAGCCTCCGCCTTTGCTCCCCCGCTCCTGGAGGAATCGGCCTCCGAGAGGATTCCCACCTCCtacccccctccctccctcgccTGCACCGTTCCCCTGGCACCGACCGCTTCTGCcgtttctcttttttccccttttttcgccccaaaatcccctttttcCACCTCAGATTCCCGATTTTTCACCCCAAATTCCCCCTTTTTAACCCCAAATTCTCGATTTTTCGCCCCAAATTCCCGAGTTTTCACCCCAAATCCCCAATTTTTAACCCCAAATTCCCGATTTTTCACCACAAATTCCCGATTTTTCACCACAAATTCCCCCTTTTTCGCCCCAAATTCCCGATTTTTCACCCCAAATGTGAAAAGCAGAGGGCTCCGCCGGAGGCACCCGCGGTGATGCGGCCCCGCCCGCGGAGGGATCAGCGGTGGCAAACGAGCTTCGCTCCCGGTACAATTTGAAGGGAAGTTTAAGAAAAGGAGACAACAGCGAAAAGGGCGAGGAGAGGCGGCGGGGGCGGCAGATTCGCCACGGCTCGCGGCGCCGCTCTTCCCTCCCCGCCCTTGGCGTGAGGAATTCCATCCCGAGCGATTCGTTCCGGGCTTTTTGCCGGCGTTTTGGGGCCGTTCCGGGCGTTTCCCGCGGCCCAGAGGAGAACGGGGGAAGCGCGTGTGGAAAGGGCGGCGCTCAGAAGCGATCCGCCTCAGCTCTGCGGTGGTTTCCGGGTTCGAGCCGCTCTGGCCCGCTCGGAGGACCGCGAGTTCCGTTATCCCTAAGGAGCCCTCGCGGCTCTATGGTCATTCCTGGTCCGTGCCGTTATCTTTTTGTGGTAATTTCCGGCTTGGAGCCGCTCTGGCCACCTTGGAGGACCAACAGCCCCCATATTATCAATGACCCCCTCTCAACTCTATGGTTGTTTCCCGTTAAGGGCCAATGGAGCCGCTCTGGCCCGCTTGGAGGACCGGGAGTTCCACTTCTCTAGGCCCAAACTGCCCCTTTTCGGGTCCAAATTCCACTTTTTTGGGCTCCAAATTCCacttttccaacccaagctttcctttcctctctccaaactcctcttttttttgctcAAACCTCACATATTCGGGGGCCAAACTCGCCCTTTTTGGGCCCAAACTCTCTTTTTTGCTCAAAACTCCCCAGTTTTGATCTACCAAAATATGAAGATCGATCtaatatcgatatccaactgagacggacaaaaactctctaacagtttaaagttagaaagtgtatgttttatttggcacCGGGCACTgtgtgggatagctccctaagacgCAGGGCCCCGATCCAAGCAAACACGataccttttctttccaaatattataaatatccaaaatacaaatgtatattcataacattaacaccgcccattctctgcttcatatggaaatgagcttaaatgtcacTATGCATTAAGTATGCAtagtgtgtgtcctgaatgGAGTCGGCGGTCTTGAATTGGGCCAGTGGTCCCAAAGAAGATGAAGTAACCCATCctcctcattttgacctttttgcttctctgagttttaacaatcctaattactttagtgacctctaagtttcctcttgcaCGACTTTTGGATGGGCTcccacaaagggaggaaattggtaattgtgAAAAAggaggttcactctcctgtgagaatttaaagggtttaatagaaagacaataagagacacataaaataaagcaaagggataacgGCCAGGTGCCTTGacgctctgccaagagcaccCCTGATGCTCGAGGTGAGTCCTTTctataccatttttactgtctgttctctattcatattcaaacttttcccggagctgttctgcatggccactccttggttcCGCCTTTTTAGAGCGTGCGTATTCTTCggccttgtggttttatttcttttgattcttggggttgggcccgctaggtaagagtcgatggtagggtggatctcttaattctccagacagtcagggctgattgcagctttggcctctttgccccccggccagagcggtgatagcggctctgggctctcctggccgcccgttctccgggcagagcagcctttgggcccttttgttcccCGGACAAAGTGTTGATCAGCAGCTCCtcgggcctcatcctctgctcgcttggaggttatcttacttgctcacacttgctaatATCCTTGTTAAGAGAGAAAACtgcatccacacagcaaaaagcatttctaacattatataatatctgCCTTTATACttgcgagaagccaatattACAATGTATGTTGATAACACGAGGAACTCTCACAATCACCGGACCGAGGGTCCCTGCCCGCGCtgggaaacacaaaaaaccaacgGGGAACGGGGCTGACCGGGGGAAGGGAAACCCctgtgtcccctcagggccccgCTCCCAGGGCTGGATTCCCAGACCTTGGATGCCATCTGCTGGGTGCTCCTCGTTATGGGTCAAACTCCAGCAGTTttcacctggaaaaaaatacccctTTTGTAATTTCTTTGGTTATGAAGACAAATTAAGCCAattaagacatttaaaaattatattcaacTCCTCCTGGTGATGGAGGCACAGATTAAGGATTGATGCTCACACAGCGACACAACCTACGAACAACTCTGACATCAATTTGCTACATAAATATGGATTTAGAAACTGTTCaggaaaattagaaattatGACTCACCACTGTGACTTGAAGCATCTTTTGGGATTCccaaataaaaagcagtaaatgACTGAGTATGGGGGCTCCAGAAGATTTTCTTCACTACCAAAAAGAGCTTTAAAGAGCCCTTCTTTGTCCTCTGGAAAATTCCTGACACGTGAGCTAAGGGTGAAACACATTTAGGAGCTCCAGGAGGGCTCTTAGAAACACCTGAACAGCACCACTGCCTAATCATGTCCCCTATACCACACAGCTTTTCTACAACAGCCACTCCAAAATTCCCTGTTTCCACTGGTTTGACATTTAAACCTTTTCATGCGTGGAAAACAAGACCCAGGAAACTCCAATTCATGCCTGACTTTATTACTTTAACAAACAATGCAAGTATTCCGAACTTGAGGCTTTACCAACAACGTGAAGCCAATGCTTTcctgaacaaataaataactGCAATAACCAAAATAAGGAGGTTCTTATTAAATATACAGAATTTtacaggaaagtaaaaaaaaaccacaaaccaacaaaaagaaagggatggattttcttttctcaaatgTAATTGCAGCAATGTTGTCAAAACATTTAATAACCTAAGGAAAGGTTGGGTGTTGTGTTTAGAAAAGCTCTAACTGTCCTCAGCCTCCAGATTTATGTTATTTCCAAACTTTGCATAGAGCTGAACTTTGAGGTCAGACAACACCCTCTGGATCGACTCCACTCGGGATTCCAAAGCTTCGATTTCCTCTTGTAAACtcctctgaaaaagaaattaaataaaaatcaaccaGTTCTGTACAACAAACTGAGCCAGGTTTGTCAGCAACAGGGAACCAACAAAGAGGTGCCCCTTTTCCAACTTATTCCCAGGTCTGGCTGCAGGATTTATTGCTGGGCCAAACAAAGCCTGGAGTGACGCTGGAGTGATGCTGGAGTGACTCAAATCCTAAATCCAACATCAATTTTAGACTGTGAAAGCTCCAAAGGCTGAACAGATCATcccatcccagtgcccagcacacagACAGCGCCGTCCAGAGGCTCCAGACAAACCTTTGCCTCCTCCAGCATCTCCTGCGTCTCCTCCAGGGAATGACTGATGAAGACATCCCCAATCTGGTAGGGAATCAGGTGGGAATCATCATCATCCAGCAGCATGATGTCATCACAGGCATCTTCCAAATTCTGAAGCTGTTTCTGTTTGCCAAGACACAAGAAAGAGGCTCCCTTTGTAAAGCATTTCACTGGACACTCCTGTCACAGCTGGATAAGGAACTCAGGGAGTTTGGATTTGGGGAACAAATCCCACCCACCACCAGGATATCCAAGAGACCAGTTTCAGAGCTGGAATTCAGCAATTCAATCCAGTAGAGACTCCTAGTCAGCACTCATTATCTGTCATTAACAGAATAATTAACTGTCCAGGCAAAGGCAATACAGCAGATTTAAATGTCACCAATCTCTGATATGCTTTTACCATTCTCTATTTCCAAAGGATCAGAAGCCTCATATCAGAACCCAAGCATTACTTACACTCATAGTAACTCGCTGCCCCTATTTTCTGTGTGCCAgctgaaaattaattcaggCCAATAAAAAGTTAATGAGATATGAAGCAAATATACCTTTTTCActtctatttcttctttcagctcTGTGATCCTGCTGGTATTCCTTGCAAATTTGTTAATTTTCTGTTGATCTTCAAAGGTGACATTGACATCTTCTGCAGCCTGCGAGGAGGAGAGGTCAAAAGGATGGATGATTGCAGTGCTTATGTTAACCTGAGTCTCACTCCAAAGCTACTCCTACAAAGTGTCTGGAAATCAGGCTGACAGCCACTACATTCTGCTTATGCACCTGATTGCTTGAAGTGCCTCTTCAAGGATATCAGAAATACCCATATTTAGCTGGGTAACATCCAATTAAAACATTGGCCATCCATAGCATCCTAAAGTCAAAGGTTTCCTTGATACTGGTGGCTGAACTGGGCACCCTGCTCCAagttttctctggagagagactattgacaagggggaatggcttcctaCTGccagagaggaggtttagatgggatattgggaaggaattcctccctgggagggtggggaggccctggcacagggtgcccagagcagctggggctgcccctggatccctggcagtgcccaaggccaggctggacattggggctgggagcagcctgggacagtgggaggtgtccctgcccatggcaggggaggaatGGGGTGATCTTTAAGACCCTTTCCAACGCAAACCATGATGATGATTCCGTGATTAGCCACCCTCTCGAATAAATTTTTCCTCACATGAGCTTGACCCAGCCCTCGTTTACAGCGAGCCGCACCAGCAGAGACTCGGCAAGGCCACCAGCCCCGCAGGACAAGCGCGGCGGACAGACCCCGATCCCAGCGCCCTCAACTCCCGAGCACGGccagccccggccctgcccaCGGGCACGGACCAGCCGCGTTCCGGGCCTGCGGGAGCCCAGCAGGCGCCTCtggggcgggaggcggcgggacACAGCGGCCCGGGACACAGCGGAGGAGCTGAAACCTCCTCGGGGGGGATCGATCCCTGCGGAAAAGGAACCAAACCGCACCGCTCCCGTCCCCACTCACCGCCTTCTTCATGGTGGCGGCCATGTTGTCACCGTCGGGCTGAACCATCCGCCCTCCGCgcagaggaggagcagcggACAGGGGAAATAGaaagaagacaaggaaaaagTTCAGAAAAGGTCACAGATCTGCTCGAATCGgggatt
The nucleotide sequence above comes from Corvus cornix cornix isolate S_Up_H32 chromosome 20, ASM73873v5, whole genome shotgun sequence. Encoded proteins:
- the PFDN4 gene encoding prefoldin subunit 4, which codes for MVQPDGDNMAATMKKAAAEDVNVTFEDQQKINKFARNTSRITELKEEIEVKKKQLQNLEDACDDIMLLDDDDSHLIPYQIGDVFISHSLEETQEMLEEAKRSLQEEIEALESRVESIQRVLSDLKVQLYAKFGNNINLEAEDS